Part of the Halopenitus persicus genome is shown below.
GAGACGACGTCAGCGTCGGTGACGGCCGGCACGAGGCGCGCGGTGGTGTCGGCGACGTCGGCGTAGAACTCGCCGCCCACCGACCGCGGTTCGTCGGGGTCCAGCTCGCCCGCGTCCGCGTACTCGCGCTCGAGGCGCCCGGCGAAGACCTGTGACCGCCCCTCCCCGCGAACGTACTGGCCGCTCTCGAACTGCGTGTACGGGAGGGTGGCTCCGTCGTCGGTCTCGAGAACCAGGATGCGACCCTTCGTGTGCCGGAGCGGCGCCGAGACGCCGACCATCCGATTGATCCGGGGTGCCCACGGTCCCGCCGCGTTGATCACCACGTCCGCAGCGAGCTCGCCGTCGGTCGTCTCGACGGCGGTCACCGCTCCGTCCCGGGTCCGGATCCCGGTCGCCTCGACGCCGGTCCGGATATCGACGCCGCCCTCGCGTGCCTGGCCGGCCCACTGCGAGACGAGCTCGCCCGGGTCGAGATACCCCTCCTCGGGCGTGTACAGCGCGCCGGCCGTCTCCTCGGGGGCGATCCCGAACGCCTCGAGGTCGGCTGGGTCGAGCAGCTCGACGTCCGGCCCGTGCTCGGCGTACGTCTCGGCGGCGCGCTCGAGCCGCGAGCGGTAGGACTCGGTGCGCGCCACCAACAGTGCGCCGATCCGCTCGAAGGAGATCGCGTCCTCGGCGATGCGGTCGGCGTACGTCCGCCAGGCGCGCTCGCGAAGCGACTGCGCGAACGGCGAGGGGTCCGATTCCAGCCACGAGAAGACGGCGATCGATTTCGCCGTCGTCCCGGCGCCCAGCGCGTCCTTCTCGAGGAGGTGAACGTCGGTCGGATGGTCACGAAGCGCCCGAGCCAGCCGCACGCCGACGATCCCGCCACCGATCACCACGACGGACATTACGGTGACTCTCGCCGAGCATCGGCATAAAACTCGGGTGCGACGGACCGCGGGTGCGACGGACCGCGGGTGCGACGGACCACAGGTATGACGGACCGCGGGCTCGGCGCTGAAGGGGCGCCGATCAGGATGACTGGGGGTCCCGGTTCCAGCCGGGGTCCCGGCCGGTCCGATCGATGCGATCGGCCCGACACGCCGGGCAGTAGTCGGGAACCGTCGACCGGCTCCGGGGGACGTATACCGCACCGTGACACTCAACGCACGCGTTCGCGACGACCGTCGTACAGTCCGCGCAGACGTTGAAGTCGTCGACCGTGAGATCGCGCAGGGGTTCGAGTCGTTTGTCCAGGATGTACTCGTCGATGACCGCCTGACAGCTTTGACACGGTTGCATAGCGGTGCACGGTCACCGACGGGACCCCGCGGTATATACCTGGCTCCGAATCCACCGGCGGCATCGTCGGCGAGTCGTGGTACCGCGACCCTCGGAAGGGTTATCCCGCGGCGGGGGATACGTATGATTGCAATGGCAAACGGTAAGGTTGACTTCTTCAACGACACTGGCGGCTACGGTTTCATTTCGACTGACGCGGACGACGTGGACGACGACGAGGACGTCTTCTTCCACATGGAGGACGTCGGCGGTCCGGACCTCGAGGAAGGTCAGGAAGTCGAGTTCGACATCGAATCATCCCCCAAGGGACCCCGCGCGACCAACCTCGTCCGAACCGAGTAACTCCGCGCAGCCGCGTCAGCGGCTCCGATGCGTTTTTCACACTATTCATCCCGGTGAGTCGCAACGTCGTGCTCCGCCAACGCGGCGCGTGACCGAGCGGCAGGTCGGTCGAACGCGACCGAGGGAGCCATCGGGGCACGGGTCGAGCCGAGCAGCGAAGCGGTTCTCGGCCGGAATGCGCGCGTTGGTGAATCCGACGCCGACGTCGAGAACGACGAGTGTTTCGCCCGGGAAACCCGGACGATGGCGATCGACAGCCAACCCTTTCGATCGACGCCTCATCCCTAATCATACGTAATTCATTATATTTAAATATCCGATAATAACTGCTGGACCGGTGATGGCTGAACGCGGACGCCGATCGACGGCCAGTCACGGGGGCGGACTCCGGCAGGATCACGAGCGACGAATCCGCGCTCCGATCGGCAGACGAACTGGATCGAACAGCCGATGTGGTCGGTCCGCAACGAACATCCCGTTTATATACGGTACTACCCGCCGATGTTTCGGTACTGAGATCACAGCCGGTATCCGGGATGCACCGCCGAACCCCGGAGGGAACACCTCGTCGACGTCGTGGCCACTCCGGTGGCGGAACGCTGAAGCGGGAGTGGCTCGTCTCCGTCACGCGTTCCGAATCCCGCGTGAACGGTCTCGGAGTCGGAGG
Proteins encoded:
- a CDS encoding NAD(P)/FAD-dependent oxidoreductase — encoded protein: MSVVVIGGGIVGVRLARALRDHPTDVHLLEKDALGAGTTAKSIAVFSWLESDPSPFAQSLRERAWRTYADRIAEDAISFERIGALLVARTESYRSRLERAAETYAEHGPDVELLDPADLEAFGIAPEETAGALYTPEEGYLDPGELVSQWAGQAREGGVDIRTGVEATGIRTRDGAVTAVETTDGELAADVVINAAGPWAPRINRMVGVSAPLRHTKGRILVLETDDGATLPYTQFESGQYVRGEGRSQVFAGRLEREYADAGELDPDEPRSVGGEFYADVADTTARLVPAVTDADVVSEWVGLRTVTPDGLPVVGPTAVDGYHLACGLSGLGITYAPVVGDLLAEHVATGDRPPALERLSPDRFE
- a CDS encoding DUF7571 family protein, yielding MQPCQSCQAVIDEYILDKRLEPLRDLTVDDFNVCADCTTVVANACVECHGAVYVPRSRSTVPDYCPACRADRIDRTGRDPGWNRDPQSS
- a CDS encoding cold-shock protein codes for the protein MANGKVDFFNDTGGYGFISTDADDVDDDEDVFFHMEDVGGPDLEEGQEVEFDIESSPKGPRATNLVRTE